Proteins encoded by one window of Actinocorallia herbida:
- a CDS encoding aKG-HExxH-type peptide beta-hydroxylase, producing the protein MAADQDTRVRLLLWGVHRRHPMPCAYGLLEDLEARHPEPAAVVLRYPPVRAWARAALLGHAPPEFLGNIAAAVAVRCGEDGPGPADGMPLELPSLGKAADDRPAGEWAVRKGAVTVGGEELDLDGPGWRALGRAGVAGADILLDDIAAHRTPGLPPGSFGGRRRQWERLLGEAGGVLLRRHWSVAAELRALVRSIAPLPGPGQRHATVPGAFGCVAMTLPPDPVAAAMTLAHEVQHAKMAALQAEVPLVRPDHQELFYAPWRRDPRPALGLLHGAYAHLGVTGFWRRQRAAQDGTHAHVQFVRWRDSTLTACADLLAAGCLTEAGDFFVRTMRGSLTSWLDEPVPDRARRLAREQTLGHRLRWQEEHR; encoded by the coding sequence TTGGCGGCCGACCAGGACACGCGGGTCCGGCTGCTGCTCTGGGGGGTGCACCGGCGTCATCCGATGCCCTGCGCCTACGGTCTGCTCGAGGACCTGGAAGCGCGGCATCCCGAGCCGGCGGCCGTCGTCCTGCGGTATCCGCCCGTCCGCGCCTGGGCGCGGGCGGCGTTGCTGGGTCACGCCCCGCCCGAGTTCCTCGGGAACATCGCGGCGGCGGTCGCCGTCCGGTGCGGCGAGGACGGACCCGGGCCGGCCGACGGGATGCCGCTCGAACTGCCTTCACTCGGGAAGGCGGCCGACGACCGGCCGGCGGGGGAGTGGGCGGTGCGCAAAGGCGCGGTCACCGTAGGAGGGGAAGAGCTGGATCTGGACGGGCCGGGCTGGCGCGCGCTGGGGCGGGCCGGCGTAGCGGGCGCCGACATCCTGCTCGACGACATCGCCGCGCACCGTACGCCGGGACTACCGCCCGGGAGCTTCGGCGGGCGCCGCCGGCAGTGGGAGCGGCTCCTCGGGGAGGCGGGCGGAGTGCTGCTGCGGCGGCACTGGTCCGTCGCGGCCGAACTCCGCGCCCTGGTGCGGTCGATCGCGCCGCTGCCCGGGCCGGGGCAGCGCCATGCGACGGTGCCGGGAGCCTTCGGCTGCGTCGCGATGACGCTGCCGCCCGATCCGGTGGCGGCGGCGATGACGCTCGCGCACGAGGTCCAGCACGCGAAGATGGCCGCGCTGCAAGCCGAAGTCCCGCTGGTCCGGCCGGACCACCAGGAGTTGTTCTACGCGCCGTGGCGGCGCGATCCCCGACCGGCGCTCGGGCTGCTGCACGGCGCCTACGCCCATCTCGGCGTCACCGGATTCTGGCGCCGTCAGCGCGCGGCGCAGGACGGAACGCACGCACACGTCCAGTTCGTGCGCTGGCGCGACAGCACCCTGACCGCGTGCGCCGACCTTCTGGCCGCCGGATGCCTCACCGAGGCCGGTGACTTCTTCGTCCGGACGATGCGCGGCTCATTGACGTCCTGGCTGGACGAGCCGGTACCGGACCGGGCACGGCGTCTCGCCCGCGAGCAGACGCTCGGGCACCGTCTCCGGTGGCAGGAGGAGCACCGCTAG
- a CDS encoding ATP-binding protein: protein MRHPQPFPGGRPFTEEDAPLFFGRRRQADALAEAWRTHRLTVLSGPPGCGKTSLIRAGAQAALRDAGEDVLPLGGVSYGSAFPSAALPEHNVIILALLSAWLEADPATLAGRSLVPFFRQRPRRSDAIRSRKPFFAAIDHGEELFVGRAVREWNRLDFRDQIIELLADQPDLRLLISVRAEQSGLVDGLFDGLAPAHVELAGLDPEAALEALVRPVEAVGGSFAQGAAESLIAELTAGGEVDPGRLQTVARALWREHPDFRPIAGPFPVATWLSRFETPAEQTPDEHLTAAEAALAVGDWPAARRHAELALGASSSLRVKARSEAVLGNTAWGESDADDAEAHYQTAASLYEAGQDSYAVGRLLAAIGQLRLFRGRLEDGIEQLRAAAARMPGDPVVQTELARALWYLGEGRGAIALLTNLLRADADRPLVLRARGEILADLGQAENALRDFDRAGRDLWPTARAARALALATMSDFAAARAEIGSALDDAPDNASVLLYAARVETLSGRANAAADLARRAVQASRPELPPHQREIALSLLGE from the coding sequence GTGCGACACCCCCAGCCCTTTCCGGGAGGCAGGCCGTTCACCGAAGAGGATGCGCCGCTGTTCTTCGGGAGGCGGCGCCAGGCCGACGCGCTGGCCGAGGCCTGGCGGACGCATCGGCTGACCGTGCTGTCCGGACCGCCGGGATGCGGCAAGACCTCGCTGATCCGGGCCGGGGCGCAGGCGGCACTGCGGGACGCGGGCGAAGACGTCCTGCCGCTCGGCGGCGTGTCTTATGGGTCGGCTTTTCCGTCGGCGGCCCTTCCTGAGCACAATGTCATTATTCTGGCCCTGCTGTCCGCTTGGTTGGAGGCGGACCCGGCGACGCTCGCCGGAAGGTCGCTCGTTCCTTTCTTCCGGCAGCGGCCACGCCGTTCTGACGCCATTCGCTCGCGAAAGCCGTTCTTCGCCGCGATAGACCACGGTGAGGAGCTGTTCGTCGGCCGGGCCGTCAGAGAGTGGAATCGGCTGGACTTTCGCGATCAGATCATTGAGTTGCTCGCCGACCAGCCCGATCTGCGGCTGCTCATCAGCGTGCGCGCCGAGCAGTCCGGACTCGTCGACGGGCTGTTCGACGGGCTGGCGCCGGCCCACGTCGAGCTTGCGGGACTCGATCCGGAAGCCGCCCTGGAGGCGCTGGTCCGCCCCGTCGAGGCGGTCGGCGGGAGCTTCGCGCAGGGGGCCGCCGAGTCGCTGATCGCGGAGCTGACCGCGGGCGGCGAGGTCGATCCGGGACGCCTGCAGACCGTCGCCCGCGCGCTCTGGCGGGAGCATCCGGACTTCCGGCCCATCGCGGGTCCCTTCCCCGTCGCGACCTGGCTGTCGCGGTTCGAGACGCCCGCAGAACAGACCCCCGACGAGCATCTCACCGCCGCCGAGGCGGCCCTGGCCGTCGGGGACTGGCCCGCGGCACGGCGCCATGCGGAACTCGCCCTGGGGGCGAGCTCGTCGCTACGGGTGAAGGCGCGCTCGGAGGCGGTGCTCGGCAATACCGCGTGGGGCGAGAGCGACGCCGACGACGCCGAGGCGCACTACCAGACCGCGGCCAGCCTCTACGAGGCGGGACAGGACAGCTACGCGGTGGGCAGGCTGCTCGCCGCGATCGGCCAGCTCCGGCTGTTCCGCGGAAGGCTGGAGGACGGGATAGAGCAGTTGCGCGCGGCCGCCGCGCGGATGCCCGGCGACCCCGTCGTGCAGACCGAGCTGGCGCGAGCGCTGTGGTACCTCGGCGAGGGAAGGGGCGCGATCGCCCTGCTGACGAACCTTCTGCGCGCCGACGCCGACCGTCCGCTGGTCCTGCGGGCACGCGGAGAGATCCTCGCCGACCTCGGCCAGGCCGAGAACGCCCTGCGCGACTTCGACCGCGCGGGCCGCGACCTGTGGCCCACCGCCCGCGCCGCGCGCGCCCTCGCGCTGGCCACGATGAGCGACTTCGCTGCGGCCCGCGCCGAGATCGGCTCGGCTCTCGACGACGCCCCGGACAACGCCTCGGTCCTCCTGTACGCGGCCCGCGTGGAGACCCTCAGCGGCAGGGCGAACGCGGCCGCGGACCTGGCCCGCCGCGCCGTCCAGGCGAGCCGTCCGGAGCTCCCTCCGCACCAGCGCGAGATCGCGCTCAGCCTCCTCGGCGAGTGA
- the fxsT gene encoding FxSxx-COOH system tetratricopeptide repeat protein: MTQRGELGYVPRVWGKVPLRNRNFTGRERELELLKQSLVGQQTAVVPQALRGMGGVGKTQLAVEYAHRNKHRYDLVWWIPADQPSLIASTIAALSPELGLGDVNAQGVRETAAAVINALRRGEPYGNWLLIFDNAGEPRDLDEFIPADSGHVLITSRNPDWKTRVETVEVDVFDRAESIEFLNRRVRRQLGDAEASRLAERLGDLPLALEQAGALQAEAAMEIGEYLELLAQKPTEAMGLLAPPDYPQSMADAWLLSTQGLERALPEALELLKVCAFFGPEPIPVDIFRRGSVHDDSLLSRTLSDPVRRSMAIRMIGKFALATIEDRQIHVHRLVQSFLKDTIDPAEYDSYKHHVHQLLAGAAPTDPDQESRWPQFAELVPHVRPSELAACATPKVRQFAVNLVRYLISYGDTASARAFVDDFISAWEDKPLDGDPSLLIARNRLASILRVEEGYEAAYRLRAEALQQARNEFGPVHPVTLALQVALGTDLRGLGDFAGALAHDTEARRRHEEVFGTEHPRTWNIVHNQALDLVVNSRYPEAREQHRQIFELQSGATSGVSKIEVLTSWGGLARALRLCGDLDEARFLSEDAYDFGKEALGSEHLRTLQVGIDLSIALRRAGEHDEALSLIRQVHASHAARFPRDPQILSSANALANALRMVGEFDEAAQIMYLALTGYPLMYREGHPYALASAGNAAILHRLRGDVAEARRINETSLAGLREQLGFAHDYTLTVAVNLASDLSALGLLDEACELGQRCHTAYLTLFGPDDPATLVAGLNLARDLQATGRGDGGFDISLELLAGRRGADHPEIVDVRAGHRLNPDFDAPPI; encoded by the coding sequence GTGACGCAGCGCGGAGAGCTCGGATATGTCCCTCGTGTGTGGGGAAAGGTCCCGCTGCGCAACCGGAACTTCACCGGACGGGAGCGCGAACTCGAGCTTCTGAAGCAGAGCCTCGTCGGGCAGCAGACCGCGGTCGTGCCGCAGGCCCTGCGTGGAATGGGCGGCGTCGGCAAGACCCAGCTCGCCGTGGAGTACGCGCATCGCAACAAGCACCGGTACGACCTCGTCTGGTGGATCCCCGCCGACCAGCCGAGCCTCATCGCGTCCACCATCGCCGCCCTCTCACCCGAACTGGGGCTCGGTGACGTCAACGCCCAGGGCGTCCGGGAGACCGCCGCCGCGGTGATCAACGCGCTGCGCCGCGGCGAGCCGTACGGCAACTGGCTGCTGATCTTCGACAACGCCGGGGAACCGCGCGACCTCGACGAGTTCATCCCGGCCGACTCCGGCCATGTGCTCATCACCTCCCGCAATCCCGACTGGAAGACCAGGGTCGAGACCGTCGAGGTCGACGTCTTCGACCGGGCCGAGAGCATCGAGTTCCTGAACCGGCGGGTGCGCCGGCAGCTCGGTGACGCCGAAGCGAGCCGGCTCGCCGAGCGCCTCGGGGACCTGCCGCTCGCGCTCGAGCAGGCGGGCGCGCTCCAGGCCGAGGCCGCCATGGAGATCGGCGAGTACCTGGAGCTGCTGGCGCAGAAGCCCACCGAGGCGATGGGCCTGCTCGCGCCGCCCGACTACCCGCAGTCGATGGCCGACGCATGGCTACTGTCGACCCAGGGTCTGGAGCGGGCCCTGCCGGAGGCGCTGGAACTGCTCAAGGTGTGCGCCTTCTTCGGTCCCGAGCCGATCCCGGTGGACATCTTCCGGCGCGGCTCCGTCCACGATGACTCCCTGCTGTCGCGGACCCTGTCGGACCCCGTCCGCCGCTCGATGGCGATCCGCATGATCGGCAAGTTCGCGCTGGCGACGATCGAAGACCGCCAGATCCATGTGCACCGGCTCGTCCAGTCCTTCCTCAAGGACACCATCGACCCCGCCGAGTACGACTCCTACAAGCACCATGTGCACCAGCTCCTGGCCGGGGCGGCACCGACCGACCCCGATCAGGAGTCCCGCTGGCCGCAGTTCGCCGAGCTCGTCCCGCACGTGCGGCCGTCGGAGCTGGCCGCCTGCGCCACGCCGAAGGTACGGCAGTTCGCGGTCAACCTGGTCCGCTATCTCATCTCCTATGGCGACACCGCGAGCGCGCGCGCCTTCGTCGACGACTTCATCTCCGCGTGGGAGGACAAGCCCCTCGACGGGGATCCGAGCCTGCTCATCGCCAGGAACCGGCTGGCGAGCATCCTGCGCGTCGAGGAGGGCTACGAGGCGGCCTACCGGCTCCGGGCGGAGGCACTGCAGCAGGCCAGGAACGAGTTCGGTCCCGTCCATCCGGTGACCCTGGCGCTCCAGGTCGCGCTCGGCACCGACCTGCGGGGCCTCGGTGACTTCGCGGGAGCTCTCGCCCACGACACCGAGGCGCGGCGCAGGCATGAGGAGGTGTTCGGGACCGAGCACCCGCGGACCTGGAACATCGTGCACAACCAGGCGCTCGACCTCGTGGTCAACAGCCGCTACCCCGAGGCCAGGGAGCAGCACCGGCAGATCTTCGAACTCCAGAGCGGGGCTACCTCGGGCGTCAGCAAGATCGAGGTGCTGACATCGTGGGGCGGCCTCGCCCGCGCGCTACGGCTGTGCGGTGACCTCGACGAGGCCCGCTTCCTCAGCGAAGACGCCTATGATTTCGGCAAGGAGGCCCTCGGCTCCGAGCACTTGAGGACGCTCCAGGTCGGCATCGACCTGTCCATCGCGCTGCGCAGGGCCGGTGAGCATGACGAGGCGCTGAGCCTGATCCGTCAGGTCCATGCCTCGCACGCCGCCCGATTCCCGCGCGACCCGCAGATCCTCAGCTCCGCCAACGCGCTCGCCAACGCCCTGCGCATGGTCGGCGAATTCGACGAGGCGGCCCAGATCATGTACCTGGCGCTGACCGGATATCCGCTCATGTACCGGGAAGGGCACCCGTACGCCTTGGCCTCCGCGGGCAACGCGGCGATCCTGCACCGGCTGCGCGGCGACGTCGCGGAGGCCAGGCGCATCAACGAGACGAGCCTGGCCGGGCTCCGCGAACAACTGGGGTTCGCGCACGACTACACGCTGACGGTCGCGGTCAACCTGGCGAGCGACCTGAGCGCCCTCGGCCTCCTCGACGAGGCGTGCGAACTCGGGCAGCGGTGCCACACTGCCTACCTGACCCTTTTCGGCCCAGACGACCCGGCGACGCTCGTGGCCGGGCTGAACCTGGCGCGCGACCTCCAGGCGACGGGCCGCGGCGACGGTGGCTTCGACATCTCGCTCGAACTTCTCGCCGGGCGCAGGGGCGCGGACCACCCCGAGATCGTCGACGTCCGCGCCGGGCACCGCCTGAACCCCGATTTCGACGCGCCGCCGATCTAG
- a CDS encoding MarR family winged helix-turn-helix transcriptional regulator, which translates to MAQNLPQLLGAARHWFETGLASAMEADGEQPISYAQQLVFSALDAEGTTVAELARRMGVARQSAHQAVHALIGMGLLCQEPDPDSARRRRIRMTAEGRRIDAVARGHIARMEGALADRIGPATVTALTEALRTDWGPPLTPR; encoded by the coding sequence TGGTTCGAGACGGGGCTCGCCTCGGCCATGGAGGCCGACGGCGAGCAGCCGATCAGCTATGCCCAGCAGCTGGTGTTCAGCGCCCTCGACGCCGAGGGCACGACCGTCGCCGAGCTGGCGCGCCGGATGGGCGTGGCCAGGCAGAGCGCCCACCAGGCGGTGCACGCCCTCATCGGAATGGGCCTGCTCTGCCAGGAGCCGGATCCGGATTCGGCCCGTCGCCGCCGGATCCGCATGACGGCCGAGGGCCGCCGCATCGACGCCGTCGCCCGCGGCCACATCGCCCGGATGGAGGGCGCCCTCGCCGACCGCATCGGCCCCGCCACCGTCACCGCCCTCACCGAGGCCCTGCGCACGGACTGGGGCCCGCCCCTCACCCCGCGCTGA